The genomic segment AATAAataagaagtttatactgtataacgcAGGGAACTgtaatcaatatcttgtagtaacttacagtgaaaaagaatatgacaatgaatatatgtatgctcctaTAGGACagaagtactgtgctgtacaccagaaatggacacaacattgtaaactgactatacttcaataaaaatatacaaacaaacaagcaTTGACCGTATCAAGTAATAGTACCAATGACTAATTAAGCAGAGGAAAAGTAAGGTATaactaaaatatgacaaaaataaCCCTCAGAACGAGGAAGGGCAATTTTTAGTAATAGCATATTAAGTAtccctggaaaggagaaaaacagtAAACAATGTTAGACCTTGCTAAGAACTCGTTAGCAATTTTATGGGTAACCATTAAAGAATCAGAAGGGTTTTAAGATCTAAACCATTAGCGGGAAGAGAACGTACTTTTTTCAAAAAGTTCAGTCAATCTAAAACAAGGCAGGAAAAGAGTGGGGAAGGAAGCACAGAAGCAGCAGGACAATGAAAAAACATAACCCCTGATGGTAGAAATGAACTCTCACAGAACAGTAATCACAATAAATGTTAACGGACCTAATGCACAGTTACACAGATAGTTACTCAGATCGGATGACAACACAAAATCTAACTAGCCATGTTTAACAGAGACCCACTTAAAACATAAGAACACAGGGAGTCTGAAAGTAATCGCCATAGTGGGTACTCATCAAAATGAAGTTGGTAtagttaaaaatgattaagatggtaaattttatgttatgtgtgttttaccacaatttaaaatagcAATAGTAGAAAAAAGTTGGGGTAGCTCTATTAATATGAGACAAAATTGATATTGCAGCAAAAACATTATTTGGGATTAAAAGGGTCCCTACATAGAGAGTTCAAAGTAATACTACGCTTGCTTCATAAAACAGCcttaaaatgtaaagccaaagTTGATGGGACTCTAGTGGCAGGGAGAtagctatagatttttttttttactatctttAAATCTTTACAAAATTTTAATTGTACAGTTTGGCAGTATTAAGTACATTTAAAGAACTCTATACCCATTGAACGTTCACAGCACTCCGTTTCTCCCTCCATCACCACCCCCTGTAAtcaccttttattttctgtttctaggaATCTGACTACCTTAGATGCCTCCTGTTAGTGGAGTTAtcgagtatttgtctttctgtctggctgatttcacttagcataatgtcctcaagagtCATCCATCTGTAGcgtgtgacaggatttccttctttttaatatatacattttctttatccattcatccatggatGGACACTGGTGTGTTGCTTCCAACTTTTcactattgtgaatgatgctggaGTGAACATGGGGGTTCAAGATCTTACTACACcttttttcaaattaatattttaagagcaggttttttaatagcaaaatTGAGCAGGAAGTACAGAGTGTTGCTGCGTATCCCCCGTCTCCACACAACAGAACACACAACTTCCCCCACTATTCGCACCCTGCACCACGGCAGtacctacactgacacattattatcaaataAAGTCCATAGTTTTCATTAGGGCTCCCTATTGGTGCtgtattttctgttggttttgacaaatgcttaaGGAAATGTATCTACCATTGCAGTATCACAAAGAATATTTTTACCTGCCCTAAACAACCATTATGCTCTACCAATTTATGTCTCCTTCCTTAACGCCTGAAGACCACTATATTTTTACTGTCTCGGTATTAAAAATTGTCTTTTGCCTTCTCCAGAGCCACACAGTATGTATTTAAGGTTCCATCATGTTTTTTCATGGCCTGATAGCTCCTTTTGTCTTAGTCCTAAACAATACTCCATTGTCTGAAGgcaaccacagtttatttatccactcacctagTTAAGGGCATTGCTTGATTGCTTCCAAGGTTTGGCAACTGtgaacaaagctgctataaacatggaaAGTCTAATCCAGTATGTGCATATTTTTGTGCAGACAAAGGTTTCAACTACTTTGAGTAAATACCATGGAGCGTTGTTAGTGGATCTTGCGGTTAagagtgtgtttagttttgtaagaaactgccacactGTCTTTCAATGTGGCTATACTAAGAAATCTATAGATCTTGAACAATCTGTCTTCACAGTGGGAGATTTTTACATGATTCTCTCAGTAATTAATATATCAACAAACCATGGACTTGAACATAAAACTCTGCATGCCAAAATTAGCAAATAGATATTCTTCTCAAGTACTtaagaatatttacaaaaactgAACATTTAGTAGACTATAGAGAAAACTTCAACAAATATCAAAGATTGGTTATCATATAAACATGTTCTGACTACAGTGCAACTATGTGAGAAGTCAATAATCAAAAGATAGTATTTGAAActccattttcttaaaaatgtaaaaaagcagacttttaaaaacagtAACTCACAGGTCAAAAAAATCATAAGGATATTTAGAAAATGTTAAGAAACAAGGCaataataaaatacttcataCCAAAATTTTAGAGATGCAATTAGAGATTCttagagaaatgcagaagtttaaatgcttacattaaaaaagaagaaagtctaatgcagtaattccacttctgggtttgtccaaagacaacaaaaacactAACCTGAAATGTTATCTGcatcccatgttcactgcagcattatttacaacagccaagatatggaaacaacctaagtgtccactgatggatgaatggataaagaaaatatgacatatatatgtatatacataatatagtagatgtctatctatctatctatctatctatctatctatctatctatctatctatctatctatatcagcTGCAACGAAgaagaaaatcttgccatttgcaacaacatggatggaccttaaggGCATTtcggtaagtgaaataagtcagagaaagacaaacaccatatgatctTATTTATATATGGACTCTTTTAGCTAAGCTCATaaacacagagaacaaattggcagtggttgggggaggagggtcagtgaaatgaatgaaggaggccaaaaggtacaaacttccagctataaagtAAATAAGTTATGGGGATATAAtctacagcatagtgactatagttaattatactgtattgcatatttgaaagttgtcaagagagtagatctttaaagttctcattacaagtaaaaaaaagattttgtaacTATGGTGAcgaatgttaactagacttattgtggtgctcatttcacaatatatacaaataccgaATTGTATGTTGTATACCTTTAACTAATGTTATGTGTAAAttgtacatcaattaaaaaaagaaaaaaagtctgaaaattaaATGAACGGAGGATTTAACtcaagaattaagaaaaagagctataGAAGTccaaaaaataaagggaaaaggaaggaaataaaaagataagaatgaaatgaagaaaatggaaaataagtatCCAATAGAGAGAAGCAATAAAGCCCAGAGCAGATTCTTtgagaaaagtaataaaatatataaaaatctttaACAGGACTGAtctagaaaaaagagaaaaaccataatttaaaaattataagcaaaAAGGGGTATCACTACCAATTCTGaaagttgtgttttgtttttttttaacagagagaaaCTGTTGTAAATAACTTCATGCCCACAAGTGTGAAGTTTTAGACAGACAGGAAGTTTTCCTAGAAAAATGTAACTTGCCAAAACCAATACCAGATAAAAGCCAGAAAACCTGAGTAGAGCTGTACTGTTGAAGACGAGGACCCTGCACTTACAAATCTACGCAACTACAGAAACTGAGTAGTGCCAGCCTTCTGCAAACTCTGCCACGGCATAGAGAAAGTGGGAAAACTCTTCAACTCATTGCATGAGACTAAAGGTGGTAAGTCGAGCATAACTGTGGATAACTCATTTGAGGCATGAGGAAGAACCCTGAAGTTCCACAAATCTGTAAAGAAAAGGGAACAGAGAATGATCACAGGATGAAGGAACAACACCTGGGACGGCATTTTGGATTTCTAAATACCCACCATAAGTACAATCTAAATGCTTCATTTGTTAAAGGACCTCCCTCTTTGATTACAGTTCATGTCTGCAGTAGGTAGAGTTTATGCAATCAGAGCAGATGCCATCAGGATCAATGTCTTTCTCATACGTTCTATATAGAGTAACCATGGAGcttttgtaacttaaaaaaaatatatatatatatatgtatatgtataaaccatatccacatgcaaaagaatgaagttggaccccttTCCATACACCATGTAAATTCCAAGTAGAttatagacttaaatgtaagagctaatgATAAGACTCttatatgaagaaaatataggagtaaatcttcatgaccttgggttaggcaaagacTTTTAGATAagacattaaaagtacacagcagaagtaaaaatagataaattggattttatcaaaatttaaaacttcggGGGGGGAGGGTATACATAGCTTAGTGGTAAaatgcatgcctagcacgcacaaggtcctgggttcaattcccagtacctctgtttaaaagaaataaaaaacaaataaataaacctaaaattacctcctcctattaaaaaaaaaacctcccatgCTTCAAAGGATACTGTCAAGTGAGTGATAACTcatagaataggagaaaatatttgcaaatcatataattGATAAGGGCCtagaatctaaaatatataaagaactattataaatcaacaataaaaaagacgAATAACCcagttcaaaaataggcaaaggacttgaatagccATTGCTCCAAAGAAATACACAAGTGACCAATAAGCAAATGAAGAgattctcaacatcattagccattggggaaatccaaatcaaaaccacagtgaccctagggcagtctacccaggcaacagaaataaaagcaaaaacatacaaatgggacctaattaaacttacaagcttttgcagagcaaagaaaaccataaataagacaaaaagacaacctacagaatgggagaaaatatttgcaaatgatgcgactgacaagggcttaatttccagaatatacaaagggttcatacaatttaataacaacaacaacaaacaaccaatccaaaaatgggcagaagacctaaacaaacatttctccaatgaagacatacaaatggccaataggcacatgaaaaaaaatgctcaatattgctaattatcagaaaaatgcacatcaaaactaacATAAGGCATAACTGGCCGTcagtaaaaagtccacaaacagggAATGtagtagtttggtgaagccatatggaaaacagtatggggattcctttaaaaactaaaaatacaggtaccatatgatctagcaatcctgctcctgggaatatatccagagggagctctacttcagaaagatacatgcaccccaatgttcacagcagcactatttacaatagttaagacatggatgcaacctaaaggtccattgacagatgcctggataaagaagatgtggtatatgtacatacacacatgcacacacatatataatggaatactactcagccattgaAAGAGAATgcaataataccatttgcagcaaaatggatggactcattctaactgaagtaaaccagaaagagaaagaaaaataccatattatatcacttagatgtggaatctaaaaaaaagacacaaatgaacttatttacaaaacagaaacagagtcacagacataggaaacaaaacttatggttaccaggggggaaagaaggtagaaaaggacaaactgggaattcaagatttgcagatactaactgctacatatataatagataaacaagtttcttctgtatagcacaagaactatattcaatatcttgtggtaacccatagtgaaaaataatatgaaaatgaatatatatatgtatatatgtattactgaaatattatgctatataccagaaattgatacaacattataaactgacaataaaaattttaaaataaataattaattaattaaaaatgtttaaagtcagATGATAAAAAGGATGTGGAACAATTGGGCTGtgtccatgcaatggaatactattcagccatgaaaaggaatgcagTATTGCTACATACcacaacttggatgaaccttgaaaatattacattatgtggaataagccagatacaaaaggtcaCATCTTGTATGATTCAATTAACATGAAATGTCCAAAGTAGGAAaactcagagagacagagagtagatTGGTGTTGGGGGAAATGAGCAGTGACTGCtcatgggtacagggtttctttgggggagcgatgaaaatgttctaaaattgactgtggtgatggttgcacaattctgtgactatcctaaaacccactgaattgtacaaCTTAAATTGGTGtgttgtatggtatgtgaattctaTTCCAACAAAATTGTTAAATTAATAATGAACCATACAGATGGAGTCTGGAAACAAACATGTCTCTGAGGAAAAACAGTGCTTAAAACACATTTCAAGTGCTAAGTTTCAACTGGAGAGGACAGTGGTCATCAGTTCTATAGGCCAAATCAGCAGTCCTCCCTTtgcttttatagatgaggaaactaagacagaAAGGAGTTCAAGCTCTCCTGCCAGGACTCACACAGGAAGTTGCCGTTGAAGCTGGGATTAGAACTTGTTTTCCCTACCTCACCTTTCTCTTCCTATAGATTTTCTGCAGGGCTCCACGCCCCTCAAACTGGTTTTCTGAGCACGGTCAAAACTAAATTCCTCACAGCATCAAAGTCAGGCCACGGGCAGGAGCTGGAAGGGGGTTCAGGGGGCTACAAAttctgggagagggagggggacacTGCGGGGAGTAGATGGGGCCAGGTTTCGAGAAAACAGCTTAAGCACCAGTTCCCGTAAGAGGAGGGGACATTGTGGGGACACAAATGATGAGCCATGCCATGGTGTCACACGTGGTCTGGggtctgtggctattttttcctgtcacttaCATAGTTAGAAGGAGAATGGTCCCCCTCTTACCCAGCTGTCTCCACCTCAGGACAATATGATTTTGCCCCCCAGAAGTTGCCCGGTGAGTCACTCAACCCATGGAAACCTCACCCAACTCTGACTTCAGGTAAGACAAAGTTTAGAGAAGACCCTGGGCCTCTGGTCCCACCCAGATCTCTCCCCagcagggtcacacagctgcccACTCACCTGCGCTACAGCTGCCTTCACAGACCAGGGCCACGGAGGAGACTGGAGACCAGTGTGTCCACCAGTTCTCCCCACATAGTGGGGGGCACAGGACCCTGTTCTGGAGTATGTGTTTGGGGCCCAGAATCTAGGCTGGGATGCAGGTGTGGGCAGGAAGTGGGCACGGAGGTCTGAACAATGTTTATTCTCTCCCCACTGCTCTGGGAGGAGGGAACGGTCACATGCTTTACCACTCACTGAGGGCCAAGCACTGTCCTAAGCACTTCAACATGGAGTAATCCCCAGTCTTCACAACCCACGGGGTCTACACTAATATTATTCCCactttcaaatgaggaaactgagtcacagagaggcTAAGGAAACCGGTCAAGCCACACAGTTAGTGTGCATCCAAGCTGGCCCAAGCCCAGGCAGCCTGGTTCCTGAGCTCCCGCTCTGCACTGCCTCTTAAAGCCCGTGCACGTGATGCTGcggggcagaagcagggaaatGGTCCCCAGTGGCCTGTTTATCAACACCAGAGTTGAATCTCGACGTTCTCAGACCCCTGTGCTCTTGTCCCACCCCCTAAACCTCCCCTGTTTGCCCGGGGTTCCCGTGCCCCAGGCAGCTCTGCTTGGCAGATGAGCCTCTGGCCCTCACAGCTTGCTTCCTGAAGGCTGTCAGCAGGCCGGATGAGAAGGTGAGGACAGAGTGCATGCTGGTGGGCGGGGGGAGAGCAAAGGGGACCCATGACCACAGTTGGGGGGCGGGGCAGGAAGCAGAAGTGATGAGAACTGTGGCCTGGGTGATGAGCTGTGTGGTGAGCCTGCCTAGGGGGCTGTACCACCATTTCAGGGGCCTCCCGTGAGGAGAGAGCACATCTCCGTAGGAGCCTCTCAGCACAGGACTCCAGGTAGGGAAGAAGCAGGGGGtcagggaggctgggagcccccggGTGGGAACCAAGGGACACAAGAGTAGGGCTGCTTCTTCTGGGAAAGAGCCTGATGAAGCAGGATGTATTGTGACCCATAAGACAGGAGACCTGGGTCCAGACCATGCTCTGGCACTAACTCACTGGGCAGCCCCATGCCCACAgtgggccttggttttctcaaAGTGAAGAGGTCAGAGTACATAGTCTTTAAGGCCCCTTCAAATGCTGACAGTGAAAGCTAAAAATGCTGAAAACAGGCTCCCCAGGAGATAGTATGATGAAGGTCAAGATGgaaattttcttttgattagGTTATAAACTGTGCTGGCCTCTAAGTGGGATGATCTGAAGGTCTTCAAAAGACTCCCCTTCTCCTTTTTACCTCCCAGGGGGCCTGCCATGTTGCCTGGAATTCCACCATTCGAGCCACTCCTTTAAGGAAGGCAAAGAAGGCTCCAGCCAGAATGCAGGGGAAATCCCTGCTCTCCGTAATCCCCCACGTCTCAGACAAGCCGCTGTCCCTGGCAGGTGCCAGAGGGGCGGGGCCTCCGAGGAGCTCAGTTTGGACAGGGGTAGAGAGGAGATTCCAGATTGTAAGCAGGCCTAGTGAGGCTCCAGAGCCACCTCAAATGGAAGAAGAACATTTTAGCTCGTCGTTGTCCACTAATCAGCAACAGGCAGCTAGCAGTCACTGCCAGAATCCCGCAGAGTGTGGCAGGGAATGCCAAAGAGGAGAAGAGCAAACCGaacgccccctccccacacaGGATGTAAGGGCACAGGCGCACAGGCAGCTTGTGTTCTAGAATTCAGGCTGATGTTCTTCCATGAGCTCGTAGAGATGGCCCCAAAGGGGAAATGGGGCAAATGATGGTGATGCTCAGCCTCATTTCTTTTCCAATTCTGTTAAGGGCTTaatgggggaagagagagagagatggggtagGGAAAGCATAGCTTGTTCTTGGGTCCAAAATGATACTTCTCCAGAATCCAGGCTTCCCTACAGTCCCCagattcttccccaaatctgctACAGCTACTCTCTGTCCCCTCTTCTGCACACAGAGCCCCCTCCCCGCCAGCAGTAACTGTGGTCCTGGGGACAAAGCCATCAATCTGGATTCTCATTCAGCCTTAAGTAGGGAAATGCTATCAAGGGTCTcctggttgtgtgaccttgggcaactctCTTCTCCTCTCTGGGTCCATCTGTATAATGTGGGGGCTGAACCAGGTTTGTAAAAGTCACTCCAGCTCTGACATACAATGACTTAAGAGATACCCCATTCCCTCCCTATTCCACAGGCCCTGATAATCCACAGTTGGAGGAGGGGTCGGCCATCCTCCGTGCCCCTGCCCACAGCTTCCCAGAGCCCCAGTGCCCTCTGTCTCTGCAGCTCCATGGCCCCCTGTGTGCTCCTCCTCGGcatcctcctgctgctgctgcccacgCCAGCGCCTGCCCCCTGCTACACAGCCGCGCGCTCTGAGTGCCGGCGCAACCTCAAGTTCGTGCCGGGGTCCTGGCTGGCAGGGGAGGGCGTGGACGTGACCACCCTCCAGCGCTCGGGCTCCTTCCCGGTGGACACGCAGCGCTTCCAGCGGCCCGACCACACCTGCACCCTCTGCCGCAACGCCCTACAGCAGAACGCCCTCCAGCGCCTGCCCCTGGCGCTCACTGACTGGCGCGCCCACGGCTCGGGCTGCAAGCGCAAAGTGGCCAGGGAAGAGGGCCGGTCGGCCGAGGATGTGGCTGCGGAGGCAGCCAGCAGCATCCGCAACGACTGGCGGGTGGGGCTGGACGTGAATCCCAAGCCCAGCATCAATGTGCACGTGACCGTGGCAGGCTCCCACTCCGCGGCAGCCAACTTTGCGGCCCAAAAGACTTACCAAGACCAGTACCGCTTCAGCCTGGACTCAGTGGAGTGTCGTTTCTACAGGTGAGCGCtgcgggtgggggtggaggggacttGAAAAAGGCATGGGAAACTCTGGGTGGTTAGGAACCCAGCAGGCTGGGGAAACCAGAGGCTACTTCCACCAGGAGGAGATGACAATTCTGGTTCTCACATACCTCCTTCCCTGAGGCCCTGATCTGGAAGAGCCCAGGGCAAGAACAAACAGAGGGGAAGTGAGCAAAGCTGTGCTTAGAGCCCCAAAATGGTGCCATTCAGGTCTACTGAGCACCCAGTCCCCACTTTCTTGGGCATTTCCAGTCTCTTGTGGGCAGAGACCTGGCTGAGCCCCTCCTATCCCTGGGTCTGCCtcaccaggctctgtgctgggaacTGGGGCCACAGGTTGAACAACAGTAGCCATGCCCCCAGCCCTTGGGCCTAGTCACCCCGAGAAATGCATGGTCTCTACCCACTCTGCTCTCTCACGAGAGGCCACATTTCCCACACAGTGGCACAGGGCACCTCCCGCCTGCACGGCCAGAGCTGTCAGGAAGGAGCCCAGGCATCCAGGGCCCAATCCAGGGGACAGAGGCCAGAGGACTAGGTTCCAAAGCTAGAGGGACACCATCAGAGCAATATcatcacttttaaaattagaagatgaaaaggaaagaaaaaacttaaaaaaaaaaaaggcaaaaatacccACACAGAGTACTCAGGTCATGAAGGAGCCATGGGCAAAGCGCATTTCCCTGCTGGCTTAGTGGCTGAGAGCTTGGGCCTTGGAGCCAGGCCGCCTGGGTTCAGGTCCTAGTTCTGCCACTCCCTTCGACCTTGAGCACTTGTGAGGGAGTGCTGAATGGGGAAATACTACTGGACCCACCTGCTCTACTTCTTTCCCCTCACAGTTTTCACCTGGTGCACACTCCCCCGCTCCACCCCGATTTCAAGAGGGCCCTCAGGACCCTGCCCCCCCACTTCAACGCCTCCACCGAGCCCAGCTACCGCAGACTCATCTCCAGCTACGGCACCCATTTCATCCGGTCCGTGGAGCTGGGCGGCCGCACCTCGGCCCTCACCGCCCTGCGCACCTGCGAGCTGGCCCTGGACGGGCTCACAGCCCAGGAGATCGAGGACTGCCTGGACGTCGAGGCCGAGGTCAGCATCAGCGGCCGCGCCAGCTCCTCATCCGCACTCAAGGCGTGTGAAGATAAGAAGCAGCAGCACAAGATGGGGACCTCCTTCCACCAGGCCTACCGGGAACGCCATTCCGAAGTCACTGGTGGCCACCACACCTCCATGCACGACCTGCTGTTCGGGAACCAGGCTGGGCCTGAGCAGTTCTCAGCCTGGGTGGCCTCACTGCAGGACAGCCCCGGCCTGGTGGACTACGCGCTGGAGCCTCTGCACGTGCTCCTGGAGAGCCAGGACCCGCGGCGGGAGGCGCTGAGGCAGGCTGTGAGCAAGTACGTGAGGGACAGGGCTCGCTGGAGGGACTGCAGCCGGCCGTGCCCCCCGGGGCAGCGGAAGAACCCCAAGGACCCGTGCCAGTGTGTGTGCCATGGCTCGGGAGCCATCAACCAGGAATGCTGTCCCCGGAAGAGGGGCCTGGCCCGGCTGGAGGTCATGAACTTCCTGGCAACAGGTCTGTGGGGGGACTGGATCACTAAAACAGACGCCTATCTGAAAGTCTTCTTTGGAGGCCAGGAGCAAAGGACAAGCACAGTGTGGAACAACAACCACCCTCGGTGGATGACACAGTTGGACTTCGGGGATGTGCTTCTGACCGCGGGGGGGCCCCTGAGGGTGCAGGTCTGGGATGCGGACAATGGCTGGGATGATGACCTTCTTGGCACCTGTGACCGGACTCCACATTCGGGCTCACATAAGGTGAACTGCCACCTAAAGCACGGTCACCTGAGTTTCTTTTACCAAGCCAAGTGCTTGCCTCACCTGGCAGGGGAAACGTGCCTGAAGTATGCCCCCCAAGGGCTTCTGGGGGATCCCCCAGGAAACCGGAGTGGGGCAGTGTGGTGAGACCAGCAGGTCCTGAGAGCACCAGCGTGCGAGACTGATGGGGTCTCACACAGGACCCAGAGGGCCTATCTTCAGGTCCCCATTagacagaaaactgaggctgttTTTCCCCTCCAATGAGGTGGCTGAATTTATAGGCCAGCCCTGAGTCTGCCTGTCCAGACTACCTTAGCTCTTCAATATTCTCGAGCCCCGGATATGAGCTGGGGCTGAGCCACACCCTTCAGCCACTGCCACACAGGCCACAGCTTAGGTCTGGAACTGGACAGAAGGCCAGGAGGCTGTTCCCACCAGGCTGCCTTGTGTCATTTGCACCATTCCTTTGCAGCCCTTTCTAACATGGTGAATTCTTTTATATTAGATCTAACCCCTTAGGCCCCAGATGCTCTGTTTGCTCTGTTTTCTTTGCCCACCAAGCTTTGCCTCTCAGACAAATCAAGAGCTGTCTTGTCCTGTCTCATTGTGTACACAGCCTGACAGAGAACCAATAAATGTGATCTGATGACCATGATGGTGACGGTTctggcagaggagaggagggggcccAAACATAGCTGGAGATAAACTTCTACGTTTTCAAACCTACATGACAGGACAGGTGGTTCACCCCAGGGGTAGGCAGGTAATGTAAACAGTTTTTCCACTTTTGTTGGAAATGGGGGGACCCAAAATATTTTACTCCTCGTAACTCTCTGATGTGAGAAACAGAAGCATAAACTCAGTGATAAATGGCAACAGACATTCAGCTCCAAGCAGGGATACAATAGGGAGTGGTGAGGACTATGGTGAGCTGAAAGGCACATGGTtatcgggggcgggggggggggtgggcagcTTTGCACAAGTCAAACATTCCCAGGCAGAAATGTGAGCCCAGTGCTGCCAGGTCTTGTAGTTTCTTAAAGTAAACAGAAATCCCAATTTGACTTTTAAGTGTTGGCAACTCATGCTACTTTGTAAAAATAAACCGATGTGGGCAAACATGGTCCAAGCCAAAAAGAACATGTATGCCGGCCATGACTGATCTGGAACAACCAGGTTGAAAACTCTGATTTCAACAGAATCCATCTGGCTGGCTGAACAGCTCTCCCCTGTCCCATAATTCAGCATGA from the Vicugna pacos chromosome 11, VicPac4, whole genome shotgun sequence genome contains:
- the PRF1 gene encoding perforin-1; translated protein: MAPCVLLLGILLLLLPTPAPAPCYTAARSECRRNLKFVPGSWLAGEGVDVTTLQRSGSFPVDTQRFQRPDHTCTLCRNALQQNALQRLPLALTDWRAHGSGCKRKVAREEGRSAEDVAAEAASSIRNDWRVGLDVNPKPSINVHVTVAGSHSAAANFAAQKTYQDQYRFSLDSVECRFYSFHLVHTPPLHPDFKRALRTLPPHFNASTEPSYRRLISSYGTHFIRSVELGGRTSALTALRTCELALDGLTAQEIEDCLDVEAEVSISGRASSSSALKACEDKKQQHKMGTSFHQAYRERHSEVTGGHHTSMHDLLFGNQAGPEQFSAWVASLQDSPGLVDYALEPLHVLLESQDPRREALRQAVSKYVRDRARWRDCSRPCPPGQRKNPKDPCQCVCHGSGAINQECCPRKRGLARLEVMNFLATGLWGDWITKTDAYLKVFFGGQEQRTSTVWNNNHPRWMTQLDFGDVLLTAGGPLRVQVWDADNGWDDDLLGTCDRTPHSGSHKVNCHLKHGHLSFFYQAKCLPHLAGETCLKYAPQGLLGDPPGNRSGAVW